One Watersipora subatra chromosome 4, tzWatSuba1.1, whole genome shotgun sequence genomic window carries:
- the LOC137393754 gene encoding uncharacterized protein, which translates to MGYALYRSGSVPAALYQSSSVGSLSQPPIVKSRRLPSYCPAQGQYYGFTCPRPAKPVSKALYQTPNKARVAVAPPHSLTSTRYFDLGYPTRTFGTRLSKGSSAASMTRPEIYEEVYGISYLPGYGRDSYSAYKIAGATMDDSDDLISTSVRRDNQALRNVAKTIADIGNPSPKQKVFVRASSVPPQRRYNTISTTQKTGKPARIIVKNRPVARPAKNDLYYQVSLPKTQCEYVTVNKGSELLTGKEKMHARECVDLSSPSGTLALKLRLAEAQENLAKQGALLSRYTPNSEDAEIEAELRLMRTNRALRAQSVR; encoded by the exons ATGGGATACGCACTCTACAGAAGTGGCTCTGTG CCAGCGGCTCTCTACCAGAGCTCAAGTGTTGGCAGCCTGTCACAACCTCCTATCGTCAAGTCTAGGAGGCTGCCATCATACTGCCCGGCTCAAGGGCAGTACTACGGTTTTACTTGCCCAAGGCCTGCTAAACCTGTTTCCAAGGCTCTATACCAGACTCCTAACAAAGCTCGGGTCGCTGTAGCACCGCCACACTCACTCACATCAACACGCTACTTTGATCTCGGCTACCCTACCCGTACATTTGGAACCAGGCTGAGCAAGGGATCTTCGGCAGCATCAATGACACGTCCTGAGATTTatg AGGAGGTGTACGGTATATCATACCTGCCTGGCTATGGAAGGGACAGCTACAGCGCCTACAAAATTGCAGGAGCCACAATGGATGACAGCGATGACCTAATATCAACATCTGTCAGGAGAGACAACCAAGCCCTCCGTAATGTCGCCAAGACTATT GCTGATATTGGAAACCCATCGCCTAAACAGAAAGTTTTCGTAAGAGCATCATCAGTGCCTCCTCAACGCCGATATAACACTATCAGCACAACACAAAAGACTGGAAAG CCAGCGCGTATAATAGTAAAGAACAGACCGGTAGCAAGGCCGGCTAAGAATGACTTGTACTACCAGGTCTCCCTGCCTAAGACACAATGCGAGTATGTGACGGTGAATAAAGGTTCTGAACTACTCACTGGCAAG GAGAAAATGCACGCTAGAGAGTGTGTTGACTTATCGAGTCCATCGGGAACTCTCGCACTCAAACTGAGGCTCGCTGAAGCTCAGGAAAATTTAGCCAAGCAGGGTGCCCTGCTTAGTAGGTACACACCAAACAGTGAGGATGCTGAGATAGAGGCAGAGCTGCGGCTTATGAGGACCAACCGAGCTCTCAGGGCACAGAGTGTT CGGTGA